atagagaaatgctcagagtataaccaacccctatacatagtcttcatagattacgagaaggcgtttgattcagtagaaatatcagccgtcatgcaaacactgcggaatcagggcgtagatgaagtatatataaacattctggaagaaatctacaggggatcaactgctaccatagtgcttcataaagaaagcaacagaataccaatcaagaagggtgtaaggcagggggacacaatttccccaatgctatttaccgcgtgcttacaggaggttttcagaagcctagaatgggaacagttagggataagagtcaatggagaataccttagtaacctgcgcttcgccgatgacattgcattgctgagtaactcgggggacgaattgcaactaatgattacggagttagacaaggagagcagaaaggtgggtcttaaaattaatctgcagaaaacgaaagtaatgtacaacaacctcggcaaggagcagcgcttcgagataggtaatagtgcacttgaagttgtgaaagactatgtctacttagggcaggtaataaccgcagagccgaaccacgagattgaagtaactagaagaataagaatggggtggagcacattcggcaagcactctcaaattatgacaggtagtttgccactatccctcaagaggaaggtatataacagctgtatcttgccggtacttagctacggagcagaaacctggagacttacaaagagggttcagcttaaattgaggacgacgcagcgagcaatggaaagaaaaatggtaggtggaaccttaagagacaagaagagagcagagtggattagggaacaaacgggggttaaggatatcatagctgaaatcaagaagaagaaatggacatgggcagggcatgtagcgcgtagacaggataaccgctggtcgttaagggtaactagctggattcccagagaaggaaagcgggctagggggagacagaaggttaggtgggcagatgagattaagaagtttgcgggtataaattggcagcagcaagcacaggaccgggttaactggcggaacatgggagaggcctttgtcctgcagtggacgtagtcaggctgatgatgatgatgatgggctAGAGATGTGTAGTACACGGATGTGCGGGAAAGAGAAGTGAAGGCGAGGAAGAGGGAAAACAGGAAGGAACGCCATTAGCCTCGCTGATTTCTCAGTCGGCCACTACTGCGTATCTGCCCACTCCACCTTTTTCTAATTTTGCATTTTATCGCACTACACAGAAGCACATACAAGTTATTTGAGCATAGTGTTTAATAtgtttcaggagaatttcatataacgattccaccacagatatttaacaaattctattatttctccccccccccttttttttctttcttttcttttttttaacattgcgccaaattaatttcacagtcaaaactcagtattcatattcccctaatctagaaaatctatagttatttacttgcattaaccaccggcttcttggccaatcccccttagtgggtgagagccacaaaagaaaggaacaagcaagcaagcaatgtCTGCCATGAACGCAGTTGCATTGATCTGCCTTCTTCGAATAGTTGGGCATGTGATTCTTGTTTAAAAAAGTTGTGCTAAAGGCGCAGTGGTCGACCATTGGTAAAAACATTGCTTAGTGCAACGCCTAATGAAACTCTGATAGGACGCATGGCTATGATAAGGCCGCCCTATAATCAATGTTGGCAATTAGGTAATAAAAACAATACATTCAATTATCGCTGATATACGACGTATACAGCTCTCAGCCTCTGGCGTGACTAAGCAAATCTGTAACCGTAGCATTGTCTATTCCTTCCTTAACTGCACTACTTCAATACTGACATATGAGCCATCGCTTTAATGACTGCAGGTTTACGACCTGAAAACAAATTCTGCCGAGCCCTCCTTAGAAAGATTAACTGACGATTATTTATATGACCGTAATCAAGGCcacaaaagaaaactttttttcttttcttatcaGTAGGGCACACATGCGCGTGTTTATGTGTCCAATCCTATACGAAAACGTAAAACTACCCCTGTCATACATCGTTGATGCTTGAGATATTGGTACCCTATGCATGCAAACATGTCACTTTATAGAGGAATCATTGCGATGATGAATTATTGACGACCTAGATGTCTTCCATTTTCTAATCATTCTATACGGTAGTCAAGCAGCTGAGAGAATCTGGTTTGACCGCGGACAAACATAGTTAAATATAATACCAGAGTAAAAGGCCCAACATTTTAATGTAACGTGCAAGTGACACTCCATGTCATGCGAATCCTAGGAACGTTCCCAACTAACTTTTCTAGAATATTATCAGATACCTTTATTTTTAGGAGCGTTACGCAGAAATACACGCACCTATTAAATGGTACAGCGCCTGTGAAATGTTACTGTGCAGCAAGACGTTCAGTTAAATTACTAATACAGTCCTTACGtcacactgattgattgattggttgatatgtagggtttaccgtcccaaaaccactaatcATTataaaagatgccgtagtggagggctctggaaattccgaccacctaaggttctttaacatgcacccaaatctgagcacacgggcctacaacatttccgcctccatcgaaaatgcagccgcccagccgggattcgatcccgctacctgcgggtcagcagcagagtactttagccactagactgccgCGGCGGGGCTCGTTATGTCACAACTTGTGACTTAATGAAAATATGTTGTGTCATGCGCAAACTCTTCAGTGTTGTTAGCTTCACTAAGTAGGGAGACTAACGAAGTGCTTGAGAAGCTGTGCTCTCTTATCACGCTGGCAAAGACTCAAAGAGTCTATTCTGAGCACTTCTCCAGCTTTTTAAAACCTTTTTTCTGCTTCTACGACACGCAAATTAAACGTATGCGTAATGATTTCTCAAACAAAAGTAACTCGAATATGCGCACTTACAATTAAATTTAGTGCCCGTACTCAAAAAGTAACGATCAGACTTCGTTAAGCAACAGAAAGCAAAAATATTCACAGAACAAGatatgggacaaaaaaaaaaaagaaatgaaaacataGGGCGCATTAGCGTGTCGCAACATCGCGAATGTTATGACCAtatttgataacaaaaaaaaatcaagaagacAACTAGAAGCCCACGGGTGCTTTAAAGGCGTTTCGCAACTCACATcgcattcataaaaaaaaaaaacgtccaaaGTGCGCTTTGGAGATTGGAGATATTTGTTGCATGCCGCTTATGATAATTAAAGAGGTGCTCCACAAAAGAAATAAAGATATAAACAGCGATGATACTAAAAAGTCAAGCTCAATTTAATCAATGTAGAATCAGCGCAAACCGCACTTCTTTCCATCGAGAAAGGACGAGCCGTGGCACGGTGCGCGCGATATAGAGAGGCGTTTAGACAGAAATATACGCCGTCATtatatttccttttcttttctttacatCGAAACATTCTCGAAAGCTTTCCTGCGATAATTTCGCTTATCTTTTCTTCTCAAATCAAACAAGTTTTCTTGTTTGTCCGCTGCCTAATTATTAAATGTGGCGCGCGTGTTCATTTGCTTCTTGAGTGGACCATCCTTACATTTTTCTGTTCACCCAACTATATCATAATTTTTTAtgtccatatttttttttctcgccagcAACGAATGGTCACAGCGCTACGCCGGGGCTTGCATTAGCGAAACGATTTCGACTTATCGCGAAATCTAATTAAACAGGGCACTCATTTATTATTGCCGTTTTGCATACATACTTGGGGCCTGTTTCGTGCCCGCGGCACTGCGGTGGATCGTTCTCGCTGGTtcctttgtcatttttttttttgctttggacAGAATGTTAGGAAAGAGGGGTGGGTGTACGTAGCCCCATCTCATTTTTGTCCCGGAGCCGATCGTAGAAACCACGAGATAATTTGATTCTCATTAATGCCTGTTTGTCTCGGTCCATGTGGCGAGTTTCTTTCGTTAACACGTTTGATTTCATGGAAGTGCCCCGCTCTTTGTGCTCATTACCTTCTCCGCCCCCTTTTTTTAATACATTTCGACTATACAGCGAACACGCAATTATAAAACAGGCTATTTTACTTTACATTACATCCTCGAGTCCCGGATGTTTGAGATTGAATCTAGCTCGTCGAAGAAGAATAATGCGGGAAAAGTGTGCAACTCAACCCCTACCCCCTCCCCCGAAGACACCCGTAGAAATCTTCTCCCTATACGTACAAGAATGCACTTACAATCTCTCCTTCACTTATCACTTATCGTCGTACTAAAATATATTTCTCATTTTTAGTTACTATAGCGTTCTATGTACACCGAACAATGTTACATGGTCGAATTCgttaaaaacaagtgcataatcaggttgagaggggggggggatatttTGCGGCTACGCCTTTCGTACAATTTCGCATTGCTCTCTCAGGCCATTGTATTGAAAACACGTCGAGCAATTCAGTTCCCATTTGCAGCATCTAACTTCATATATGATGAATTAATATGGAGCCACCGAAATATACATTTGCTGGCACAGTGCTATTTGTGTTCTATACTTGTCTCTGTAGTTCACTCCTGAGTTGCTGCTATAGTTGCTTCGTTTCAGTGATATGATCGCGTCTAACGAGAACCCTGGGCAAGTATGACGTGTGTGACGCAGTGACCGTGACCTCCCGGTATTTAGGACCGTAGTTGTATAATTGCGTAAGGAGAACACATTTAGGTCGCCTCAGTGAAAATTGGGCCTGGCCCTTTTCTCTTCGAAAGCTCCTCCTTGGCATCAGCCACACTATTTCAATACTGTTTGGAATACCCAATTCAGAATACTGCCTACCGTGACAACGGTAACTACGGCATTCGTAACTTCAAAATTTCCCATAAAATGACAAATCTACTAATTCTTTTATTTTATCTGTTACCTCACAGGAAACTTTGCACTTACCGATAGTGGTTTACTATGGTGTGTTTGAACAGTCTCTATAAATAGAGGCGAAAATAACTATGTAGGGCAAGAAACCCACTTGGCTGAATCACAAACGTAAGGGACGTGAGGGAAGACATCACCGGCAGTGTGGCAAACACGAATGCTGCATTTTTAAGGCGGAGTTGCAGAGAAGTTCTGCAACAGATAACTCTGACTCAGCGTATAATCTTGCTGGAAATTTCACTCTGTATGAACAAGATAGTTAACATTGCAAACTGGTAAAATATGTCATCGCCATGATACAATCTTGAAGTTGAGTACAAAACTTTGAGTACACTATAGGTCACTCTTAACACTGTACACCTATGCCCTTTGTAACTTCTCTGCGAGAGTACCCTGACTTCAATCTTTAATTCGCTAACATCGCACCTCTTGTCTGCACAGGTTATTCGGCACCACCGGGCTATGCTCAGCGTGCAACAAGACCATCCCAGCCTTCGAGATGGTCATGAGAGCACGCGGCAACGTCTATCACCTGGAGTGCTTTGCctgccagcagtgcaaccacagGTAAGAGAACCATActgcacacacacccacacacacacatgaggAAATGCTAGTGATGtagtctggggggggggggggggctgcccaTAGGGCCGGAATTAGCCAAagtctcggggagatgtcgaggagagtAGCCGAGGCTGATTACAAGaacatttatttacactatttGCACAGTGATGGTAGCGTTGCTACACGGTGGAAGCTCTCAatggaagcttgatgggagcttctggGAGCTTGTCCGTAGCGTCTGGGCGCTCGCATTTTAGGCCTTGCTCTTTCCCTGCAGGGAAAACAATTGAGTCTAGGACAGTCCAGTGAAATTGTCACCTTCATCTCCACCCTCAAAAGAGGAAAATTAAACCCTGCCTACTTCCCAACCCAGGAAAGAGGGAAGAGGCATGCCCAGTTCATCCCATGGCGAGGGAGAAACACTACGCACGACACAAAACAGCGCGACGATGCTGGGTCGTACATGCAGATCAACTGTGTGGATAGGTGCAGAGGTGACTCATCAATGGGTCCTGCAGCACCGGGCAGGCCACGGCTTGTGAAAAACGGTCGCCATGAAGGCACCACGGAGTGCATGAGAAACGTACTTGACGACCGCTTCCAAGCTCTTGGCTAATCGTTCGGCGCGTCTCGTAGGACGTTGAACAAAGCAAGCAGCCTCAACCGCCAACAGCACTTGCTAGGACGTCAGTCGGTCTGGCGTGTTCAAAGGATTTTCGATGAACGTGCCGACTACGCTCGGGAATTCCAAATACTGCTGTCGTGTTGTCGTTGCCTTTGGCGCATCCCTAGGAGCGCTGACCCGGAAGAAGTCATGGTACGGTTTGCTGCAATGTCTCACGCGTCCAAGTGGCGCCAAGCCACGGAGGCCGATCATAACAATCGTTTTATAATTTCCTCCATAACATGACAGCCCAATGCCATGAAATGTTTCGGGTGGACATGCACAGTACATGCAACACAACACTTGAAGCTACTTTAGGCACTGTGAATCCACTTTATGCAGTCGACATTGTAACACAAGTAATACATGTGTAGCTCCTATAGTTCTGAATGAACTAGTCATACGGTATACCCTCGTAGGTAACGATGCCGTCTAAAATGCTGCTACTGTTTGTGATTTTCTCAAGTCACTTCCTTTTAAACAGGAACGCGGATGTGCTTCATAGGGCTAAGACAACAGTGGCGGTCGTAGAATTGCTGAATAAATAGAATTCATTGTGTCTGTTGGGAATCATGCATGCATTTATTATATTTGCTGCGCTAATTGCCGGGTGGATATAAAATCAAGTTGTAATACAGAGGAGGTGAACGCCACACGAATGCATATGCGCAGGTTCTGCGTGGGCGACCGCTTCTACCTACACGAGAATCGCATCCTCTGCGAGTACGACTACGAGGAGCGAATGATCTTCGCTAACATGCCGTACTTCGGCGGTGCCGGTGGCGCTGGCACCGGAGGAATGCCGGGGCCAGGGGCCAGCGGACCAATGGGTCTCAACCATCACCACGGCCCACCGCCACCCGGAATGACGTCGGCCTCGGGAGGTGGTCTCGGGGGCCAGCCCAAGCGATTGCCAGGACAGACACCGCCTGTGCCCGTGCCCCCGATGGCTGGACCCGGTGCACAGGGAGCACCCCCTGGCCCGTCCGGAGTGGCGCCTCCGGGGTCTCTGCCAAACGGCACGGCAGGTCACCACATGACGGACGGTGCGGACCATCTCTCGGGTGGTGTCCACACCGTGGGACACCCTTCGGCGCACAGTGGTCCCTTCGGGAACCAGCCACCCGGCACAGAGTCCATGCTGGAAGCCAAGTGAAACCAGACTATGCCGCCGTTGTCAAGGCTGGGATCCTTCAAGATAGCACCGCCTCGATCTACTAGCCTGGTGTAATGGAGGCGTTTTCATTGGTGAAACGATCGTTCATTCCTGTCAAACGGTGCCACCGTAATGAAGAGAACTTCGGGATAAAAGTCTAGGCTAGGCATCGGTTGGTTTTCTCGGATAAGTGTGAAACATTTGCGTtttaaatagcaaaaaaaaaagaatcgtttTATGATACAAACCCCGATACACACATTACTATTGCGAGTTTTCACGTTTGAAGATGAGGGTGTCTGATTGGAACACTGCATTTGGGtttattctttttctctcattctttctttctatctttcttttgtCGCCAGTAGCACGTTTTGAGTAAATGCATGTAATGTTTCAAGACTAgcatagagtaaaaaaaaaaaaacggaaagaacactatcgcgttcaacagTACTTGCTGCACAAGAGCTGAGAATGGAGCTCACGGAGCAGGTGGCCGCCAATATGTGAGACTCCTGGAAAAATTAAAATGCTGAAGATACCAGCAGTCCACCGATGCGTATACCCCGCTCACGTTATTGTGCGTTTGTATCTTGGACTAATTTGGTGATAGGATCGGACTACGTGAGTCAGCAATCTTGTCATTTGAGCGAATACCCGCTGTGACTGCCTCATTAATAATGATTCATTTCCCTTTGTTTATTGGGCCTCAATATATCGTTGCATAGTAGATGATTACGTTAACTGATAGCGGGACACGGTGCGTTAGTTCACGTGAGCCGATCACTGTAGTCATCGGCTATTATCTCGCTCAATAATTGCTCCCGCTAAACtgcaaaatggaaaaaaaaaactagcgattGTTCCATAATCGAATACAACTGATGAGTGAAGGTTAGTAGAAGCGGGACGCAAACAATTCTGCGCCTGGTCTCACCGCTGGCTTTTATGAATGGCGATAGGTTGGGGAGCGGGTAGGGAGAGCGTCTGTAACGCTCGGTGGCGGGAACGACTGAGCAAGTGAGCGTGCGGCGCGCGCAGCGCAGGGCGAGCCAGCCCAGGAAGCAGATCTACCACTGAGTGGAACCCCGAAAATGCCCCGCGTTTGAAGGCAACAGGGCGAAGCGATGGTTTCGCACGTTCGCTGGTATGAGGGGAGAGGGCATAGTAAAAGAAGGAAGGAGAGGGGTTCAGGTGAGAAATGGGGCAAGCGGTAATGCAGCGGGGAGCTTCGACGACGACGGCGGCGACTGTGGGCAGCGGGCTTAAAAACCTTCCCTTTAaacccaaaaaacaaaaaaaaacgaataaagaGGCACGGCAGCGTTGGGGCATGAGGAAGCATGTTATACTAAAGGCGAGTAATGTCGTGCGAGTTCGCGCAGTAAGGTAATATTGCCGCTTCGACGAGAAGCAGCAGCTGATCCATAAGCAGGACGAGGAGGTATGCGCATTGCAGGACACACAATACCCTTTTCTTCATTGATTTCGTGAGCATGTTTCGTAAAAATATCTCGCGTTTGCGCAGCCATCTCGGACACTAGCACCCCCCGCCACATCACGCGTTGCATTTGTGCGCGCGAGTACATATGATTAGGCGATAATTCTGGGAAGAAAGTATGACGTGTGCAATTGTCACTTTATGACATTACTCCAGCAGAATCAGAATCTCCGGTTAGCAGTGTTGCGATCAAACAAGCAGTAGGTGCAGCACTGTGTTCTTTCACGCGCTAAACAAGCGCCGTTGAAACAGTAGTTCAGTGTGCAAATTTGCTAACGCCGTTTTGGTACGCAATCATCCGCGCTATGGCTTAAAACAGTCAATTTGTTGTAGAGTGTAAAGTCGCCCCCTTAAGCAAGCAAGATGATGTAGGAACTGAAGCAACTGAAACATGAAATTGCGTGTTGGTGTATTTTGCAGTAATGCATTTGTGCACTTACTCATATGTGTATACGTGCGTTCCTTATAGCTTATTCGGTTCAAAGGTCCAGAAAAGGCTAAAACatgaaattcagaaaaaaaggcAGACTACAGCTTTGGTTCTAATAGATGTCGAAGCCTTTGTACGAACATCAATCTCTAATCAATATCATCACGTATTTGTTTGTAggcttttttttcgcattgaaagaaaaaagacaaacttTCGCTGTTGAAGCCGTTTGCGTTCTTCGCACATGTGAAAGATTACTGGACTCTGCCAGCACTATAAAAAATGACACATGCACTTTACCAACAATGGGCGCAGTACTGAGCCATTTCTGTTACGCTTGTGGGAAAAAATAATCTCATTTTTTCTGAGGAAGGTGACGGGTATTCTTTATTTTAGGAATTATATTTTTTCCCCGAAAGATGGTTGACGATGGATGCCAACGCCGTAACTTTTTGACAAAAGTCATTCTTCTCAAAAACATTTGGTTCGGTGATGCGTGTTTGCTCACTTTTGGCGACAGgtacttttatatatatatatatcgccgaAAAAGTTCACGCAGGTGAATGCCGTAAGAACAGTCTTAACTGTGACGAATGCAATAGGCTGAGTGGGAAatgagatttgattgatatgtggggtttcacgtccgaaaagcaccatatgattatgagagacgctgtagtggagggctccgaaaatttggactatatggggttctttaacgtataccaaaatctgagcacatgggcctatgccattttcgcctccatcgaaaatgcagccgccacagccgagattcaatcccgcaacctgcgggtcagcagccgagtattttagccactagaccaccgcggtggggcgagtgGTGAATGAGACTGCATAATGAGGTGCTGCCTTTGTCAATgaaattgtgtttagaaaaaaatatttaacgaTTTCGTGTACTTcgaactcaactatgggagagcactgagccatccCGCTAAAACTTCACGGGTAATTTAAACCATGCATTTATGGCACACATATTGAAGGGTGTACGAGGCGTCTAGTCAACAATAAACATTCTCTACAGCACCATGACTTTCACAGTCATGCTGTAGTTGCGGGTGTTGCTTGAATACAGGGGACAATTGTTTTTTTAAAGCATATTGACGCCACCAGCAAGCTTCTtaacgtttcctttttttttcttttgccatttaAACATAGTAATGCcacaatttcttttttgtttctttacgtAACCGCACAAACGTAGCCAGCCTATATTCCTATGACGTCTGAACAAACTGTGAGGAATGTTTTACGTCATCAACTGGATGAATTACTCAATGCCCATAGCATGGTAGCAAATCGGGCACACATCGCTCCCTCCTTTCCGTTTTCTCCTCGACAAGCGCACAGATAAACATTATTGACCGCCGTACTTGTTTTAGGACATCACAGAGTTGGATTTTGCCACTcatctttttgtgttttttcaatAAATACTGCCCCATCCCAATATTGTAAGCTTACCACTGATACACGCTCACTCATTAGCATAAATTGGGAATAACACTCCCACTTCTTGGTGTAGTCAAATGAGACGCTCTAGTCGCTTTATTGAAAGACTGTTATGTTCATATTATTTTCTTTATTGCGTTCATCATAAAAGGTGTAACCTCCGAAAATATGCCTTTTCTGTGCTTGTGAACAAGGGAAGAAAATGTTCCGGCCATCACGAGAGCATACACGCTGGCTTGCGGCATTGATTTCATCACTGTTGCATTTTGTTTCGCGATGTCGAGCTGGGCGCATGGCAAGGCGCGTTCTTTGATATTAAATTACACTGGCCATTGGAGTAGGGGATCATAACACCGAAGTATAGCATATGGTTAAGCGAATTGTAACGTCATGATGGTCAACGCAGAAAAAAGATTACAAGTAACTGAGGAATTTGTTTCTGAGGCATTGTTGTACTTCTTCTTTAAATCACACTGAAGAAGCTACCGGTGGATCGCCTCGTTGAGTATGTAAATAAGCAACACGCACATATTCTTGTTTTGTTATACCGTTGTTGCATTCACGCGAATACAGTCAAAACCATCGTTCGTTCTCAGCGGTAACGTTGGTATCAAACTTAACGCGTGAATATATATCGTGTTCAGCACGTTTTACCTGTCGTCAACAGCTAGTCCCTTATACAGTTCTGTTTTCTCCTCGTTCTAGCCTTCGTCTAGTCAAACGAGTGCTCATTCGCGAACATCAGGTGGCTTATCTGCTACCACGCCTCCACtaaaaggcaagaaaaaaatgccCCACGGTAAGCAACACTAATCAAAACGTACTTCCGCGTTTTACCACTGTAATTAAGCCCACCCCtgtaaaataaagaaacatgTAGTTCTATAAACCGGTAAATAAACTCGTTTCATAAAATCTGACTCAATGCGTCCTgtgtgttctttcttttctttttgcgatcaAAGTTGTTCCTACGATATTCTGTGTGCCGAATAGTCCTTTTATGCTGGCTTTTCATGTGATGGCGCACACGCAGTGTAAATCGATACTTGTCCATTAGCGTAACCTTATACGCCAAGTTATTGTTGTCTCGTCACGTAGGTATTGTTCTTCTCTGAAAGGAGTTCCTTGCTTCCTAAAGAAGGCCTATAGGCTTCTAATTACATGGTCACTATTCTTCTCTATCGTGCATAAAAAAGTAGAGCGCGTAGAACGGAACGATGTTGTTTAATAATGTCCCATGTGATTAGTGTATACAGGAAAGCTCGGAATCACGAACCATAGTTACCTGCTTCCCGTTaataaaacaaatatattttTCCTAACTTATTTGGCTTTTGAGGTTTAGCGCAGTCATATCGTTATGAGAACTTATGACCTTCGCTTGAGAAGAAACAGTAAGGGTACCATAATCAGTGATTTCcaccaaagagaaaagaaaatcaCATATTATAAAACGTTTGAAAAGAGATATTGCTATGTCTGAATGAATACTTGCCGCAACAAAATCAACTTTATGACACTACTTACGTTTACACCGCGATCTTCAGAACAGCTACTTAGCTGCGGTCGTCTAAAACAAGAGTGAAGAATGAGCAAGTGAACGGGAACGGAAGAAAAATAGAGGTacgtttctctttctttttcgtcatcTAACTTCGTACATCTGTTGTCCACAGATGCGATGAGAGATAGTCTTGTTTTTATTGCAAGCACCTACAGTGATAAGCAACTTTTGGTTTTCAGAATGCCTCAAACAAAGAAGCATTCAAAAACAGGAAACTAAACTGTAAACACGTATTTACGCGGGTTTACTTAGAAAAACCCCTGGAGCTCCAATCAGTCGTAACTGTCGCTTTAGGAGAGATTGCCCTAA
The nucleotide sequence above comes from Rhipicephalus microplus isolate Deutch F79 chromosome 2, USDA_Rmic, whole genome shotgun sequence. Encoded proteins:
- the LOC119170327 gene encoding uncharacterized protein LOC119170327; the protein is MSGPKKMKTTSSSRRGAAGGGGGGGGGAGGNGGAPNHLGPGGGPGPHPAMSGSMPGPECAGCQKPIRERFLLKALDQLWHEDCLKCACCDCRLGEVGSTLFTKANLILCKRDYLRLFGTTGLCSACNKTIPAFEMVMRARGNVYHLECFACQQCNHRFCVGDRFYLHENRILCEYDYEERMIFANMPYFGGAGGAGTGGMPGPGASGPMGLNHHHGPPPPGMTSASGGGLGGQPKRLPGQTPPVPVPPMAGPGAQGAPPGPSGVAPPGSLPNGTAGHHMTDGADHLSGGVHTVGHPSAHSGPFGNQPPGTESMLEAK